A part of Anabas testudineus chromosome 9, fAnaTes1.2, whole genome shotgun sequence genomic DNA contains:
- the fam222a gene encoding protein FAM222A, whose translation MLACLQRRQNPPPQHPVCVSKTLEPPQALGRKCELVVPAHSPRYPTAAELDAYAQKTANSPLSIKIFPTNIRVPQHKHLNRTVNGYDTTGQRYSPYPHLHTGGYQGLLAIVKASSSSSSSSTSTFVPSKGVLKNSEGRRTKLSPAHIAVAPYPPPSSSTLASGHGQMVYHNGPSKPPEGPGLSVPPNVTVAGSVIPVTGGRGLALPTQSNLPSIQSIIYQINQHCQAQALQQVCQGAATAPSNSSPSKQGTTVMGISSNSSGGGYVVGMGPQANMVYTGPGLATQNAETMKTGVYAEGMDYILWQKQQQQQQQQQQQQAVLRIYSGGSGGGGAISKSPETCVPGGGIMAAQMSSSSSRPYHLTASASGGGGLDKVSSSPLNCVGMHGNFSVGQYFAPPWNSVLVTPDSDCYNPQELLGTSTGGPATGHREMGYPHHHHHYHHHHHHHPAIDSGGGLCCSLPSKSLCNTSVLSSSLQSLEYLINDIHPPCIKEQMLGKGYETVSVPRLLDHQHAHIRLPVYR comes from the exons ATGCTGGCCTGTTTGCAGAGGAGGCAAAACCCTCCACCCCAGCACCCGGTGTGTGTCAGCAAGACCCTGGAGCCACCGCAAGCCCTTGGGCGGAAAT GTGAGCTGGTGGTGCCCGCACACTCCCCACGTTACCCTACTGCGGCAGAACTTGATGCCTACGCTCAGAAGACAGCCAACAGCCCTCTGTCCATCAAGATCTTCCCCACCAACATCAGGGTTCCTCAGCATAAGCACCTTAACAGGACTGTGAATGGATATGACACCACAGGGCAACGCTACAGTCCCTACCCACATCTCCACACAGGGGGCTACCAGGGCCTGCTGGCCATTGTCAAGGCCTCCTcctcatcgtcatcatcatcaacatccaCCTTTGTCCCTTCAAAAGGTGTTCTCAAGAACTCTGAAGGCAGACGGACTAAGCTTTCTCCAGCCCACATAGCTGTTGCCCCATACCCACCCCCTAGTAGTAGCACTTTAGCCAGTGGCCATGGCCAAATGGTATACCACAATGGGCCCTCAAAGCCTCCAGAAGGCCCTGGACTGTCAGTTCCCCCAAACGTCACTGTAGCTGGCTCAGTGATTCCTGTAACAGGAGGCCGAGGCCTCGCCCTGCCCACACAGTCCAACCTCCCCTCCATCCAGAGCATCATCTACCAGATCAACCAGCATTGCCAGGCCCAGGCTCTGCAGCAGGTGTGTCAAGGGGCTGCCACTGCACCATCAAACTCCAGCCCCTCCAAGCAGGGCACAACTGTTATGGGGATCTCTTCTAACTCCTCAGGTGGAGGTTATGTGGTCGGAATGGGTCCCCAGGCTAATATGGTGTACACAGGACCAGGATTGGCAACTCAAAATGCAGAGACGATGAAGACTGGTGTGTATGCAGAGGGTATGGACTATATCCTTtggcagaaacagcagcagcaacaacaacagcaacagcaacagcaggctGTGCTCCGTATATACAGTGGAGGTAGCGGAGGAGGGGGCGCCATCAGCAAGTCCCCTGAAACTTGTGTTCCAGGTGGAGGGATTATGGCAGCCCAAatgtcctcctcatcctccagaCCGTACCATTTGACAGCAAGTGCCAGCGGAGGAGGTGGGCTAGACAAAGTCAGCTCTTCTCCTTTGAACTGCGTGGGTATGCATGGAAATTTCTCAGTGGGTCAATACTTTGCCCCGCCATGGAACAGTGTGCTGGTGACACCTGACAGTGACTGCTACAACCCCCAGGAGCTTTTGGGCACCTCCACAGGAGGGCCAGCCACAGGGCATAGGGAGATGGGCTAcccccaccaccatcaccattaccaccaccatcatcatcaccaccctGCTATAGACAGCGGGGGAGGTTTGTGCTGCAGTCTGCCCAGCAAGAGCTTGTGCAATACATCTGTGCTGAGCAGCAGCTTGCAGTCTTTGGAGTACCTGATCAACGACATCCACCCACCCTGCATCAAGGAGCAGATGCTTGGCAAAGGCTACGAGACTGTGTCTGTGCCACGTCTGTTAGACCACCAGCATGCACACATCCGCCTCCCTGTTTACAGATAg